A stretch of DNA from Skermanella mucosa:
GAACTACACCATCGCGCCGCGCCACATACCTCACAACTGATCCAGTTATTTATGCGTGTCTCCTAAGGGCTTCGCCCTCGCGCCTACAAGCGGAATCGACCGGGCCGTGTCCTCGCTTCGCTGCGGGCCGCACCACCCCGGTCGATTCCGCTTTCCGTTGCTACCCTGCCTCATTGGCGGCGGCCGAGTCAGCCGCATTCGCGGCTGGTTCCTATTTTAAGAGACGAGAAACTGATGCACCTGACCAGTACGACGGCGGCCGACACAGGGGCACTCCTGGCCCTGGTACAATCCCGTGATCTGACACAGGACGATGCCGCCGAAATTGCAGAGGCCGCCCAGGACCGCCCCGAGATCCTTCGCGAACTGATCCACAACGCCCACTTCTGGCGCGACCATTCTCGCAACGAGCAGACCAGGCGCATCGCTGCTGGCATCTTTGAAGCTCTTCGCCGCGATGAGACACAGAAGCGCGAGGCCGTCGGCATGGATCTAGCCCAAGCAAGGGGACAGACGATCAGACTTTCTACCTTTGACCTGCTTTACCCCTCCGATTCGGAGCCAACAACATCAACCCTAACGTAACCGGCCGATCCAGGCCGCCTTACGAGGATTTTGCTATCGAGATAGCTTACGTCGTTAACGACGTCGTTATGGACGTCAACAGCGAGGTGAGATATGCGGGTGGAGGTGCTGAGCAGGGGAGAGCGCCGGCGTCGCTGGTCATTGGACGAGAAGATGCGGATTGTCGCCGAGGCTGCCGCTCCCGGGTCCAGCGTCTCGGAGGTGGCCCGCCGGCATGACATCTCCCGGCAGAACATCTATCAGTGGCGCTGCGAGTTGAAGCACAAGGCTGTCCATCCAACGGGTAAGGCCGTATTCCTCCCGGTCGAAGTGACGGAGGACGAGCCGAGCCCGGGCGCTGGATGCGGCGGGGATGTGCCAGGCCACCCTGTCGAGATCGGGCTGCGCAGTGGCCGCACCCTCCGCTTTGCCGCCGACATTCCGGATCGCGTTCTGATGCGGCTGATCCGGGCCGCGGAGGCGGCATGATCGGCCCGGGCACCGGCGTTCGGGTTTATCTCGCCTGCGGGGTCACGGACGTGCGCAAGGGGATCACCGGGCTGGCGGCGGTCGCGCAGGAGCATCTCCGGCAGGCCCCCGGCTCGGGTGCCGTCTTCGCCTTCCGGGGGCGTCGGGGCGACAGGATCAAGCTGCTCCACTGGGACGGCCAGGGGTTTTGCTTGTATTACAAGGTTCTCGAGCAGGGCCGCTTCCCCTGGCCGGCACCTTCGGACGGATCGGTACGGCTGACGGCGGCACAACTCGCAATGCTGTGGGAGGGAATTGATTGGAGACGTCCCGCCTGGACTTCCCGGCCGACGCGGGTCGGGTGACATTCTCTGGTCATGACTGAGGGATTACTGTTACCCGCCATGAAGTTCTGCTAAACTTGATCCATGCAGCCGCAGCCCGATGTTCTGCCCGACGACCCAGCCGCCCTGAAGGCGATCATCCTCGCCCAGCGTGAGGAGATGGCTCGCGCCAGGGCGTCGGCGCTGGCCTTCGAGGCCCTGGTCCAGGCGCTTCGGATCCAGATCGCCAGGCTGCGGCGGCAGCGGTTCGGACCGAGTTCGGAGCGGATCAACCGTGAGCTCGAGCAGCTCCAGCTGACGCTCGAGGACGTCGAGGTGGCGATTGCCGCCAACGATGCTTCGGGCGAACATTCCGATGCCGATGACGCCGGGGAGGAGCCGGCATTACCGAGAGGCGAACCCCGCCGACGGGGTAAACCGTGCCTTCGCGACGACGCGCCGCGCGAGCGGATCGTGCTCGATCCCGGCGACCACTGCCCCGACTGCGGAGGCCCGCTTCGTCTGCTCGGCGAGGACTTGTCCGAGGTTCTCGAGTTCGTCGCGGCCAAGCTCAAGGTGATCGAGACCAGGAGGCCGAAGAAGTCCTGCCGGCTGTGCGAGAGGATCGTCCAGGAGCCGGCACCGCCCCGGCCGATCCGGCGGGGAATGGCGGGTCCCGCCCTGCTGGCCCATGTCCTGGTCTCGAAGTTCGACGATCACCTTCCCCTGTACCGCCAGGGCGAGATCTTCGCCCGGATGGGGGCCGACATTCCCCGGTCCACCCTGATCGACTGGTGCGGCCAGGCGGTCGCGGCGCTGCGGCCCCTGACCGACCTGATCCGCGCCGAGGTCATGCGGTCGGACCGGCTGCATGCCGATGATACGCCGATCCGCGTCCTCGATCCGGGACGCCGCGCCGTCGAGGGCAAACCCCGCGGGGTCAAGGAAGGGCGGATCTGGGTCTATCTCCGCGACGACCGGCCCTGGGGCGGGAGCGATCCGCCCGCCGTGACCTACTTCTTCTCGCCCGACCGCAAGGGCGAGCACCCGCAGGCCCATCTCGCGGGCTTCGAGGGCGTGTTGCAAGCCGATGCCTACGGCGGCTTCAGGAAGCTCTACGAGCCGGGCGCCGAGGGCCATCGGCGCATCCGCGAGGCGGCATGCTGGGCTCATCTGCGCCGCGCCTTCCACGACGTCTGGAAGTCCACCGGCTCCCCGATCGCCTTCGAGGCGCTGGAGCGGATCGGCGTCCTGTACGACATCGAGCGCGAGATCGCCGGGCGGCCGGCGGAGGAGTGGCGCCGCATCCGGCAGGAGCGAAGCCGAGGTCTGGTCGAAGCCTTCCAGGCCTGGTGCGAGGACCGGCTTCGGCGCATCCCCGGCAAGGGCGACCTGCCGGCGGCGATGCGCTACTTCCTCAAGCGCGTCGAGGCCTTCTCCCTGTTCCTCGAGGACGGGCGCGTCGCCATGGACAACAACCCGGCCGAGCGGGCGATCCGGCCGATCTCGGTGGGCAGGAAGAACTATCTCTTCGCCGGCTCGGACGCCGGCGGCGGCATGATCGCGGACGCGATGACGATCATCGAGACGGCCAAGCTCTCGGGTCTCGATCCCGAGGCTTATCTCGCGGCGGTGCTCGACCGCATCGGCGACCAGCTGGTCAGCCGCCTGCACGAACTTCTGCCCTGGAACTGGGCCGCCACCGAGGCGCTCCGGAAACAAGCCGCCTGAAGTGGCCGCGATCAGCGCCGTCTTCACCATCGCCCGCGTCGCCGACATGCTCGGCGAGGACGAGGATCTGCTGCACGAGGTCAGTCTCGACATGGAACCCGAGGACGGCGTCCTTTGGATCTACGGCATCGGAGGCGAGGAAGTCCTGGCGTTCACTGCCTTCGGCATCGAGAACCTGCGCGACCTCATCCCCCTCTACAAAAAACCCGTCCCTGGGCCTTGAGCGGCCGGTTACCCTGCAAGTCGGCGCCGAGCTGTTTCGAGCGCGGCTTCGATGGTGGCAAGAAGGTCGGCGGTGTGAAGATCCACCTGGGCGTCGAAAAGCATGGCATTCCGCTGGCGATCGACGTCTCTTCAGCCAATACTCACGACACCAAAGGTATCGTGCCGGTGCTCCGCGAATTCTCTGGCCAAGGGTTCCGGGGATCGGCACTGGGTGACTTGGGCTACCGGGGCAAACGGCTGGCCAAGGCCGGCGAGAAGCTCGGTATCACCGTCAAGGCGGTTGCCCGCGGCCGCGACGGCGTCTTCCTGCCGACCGGAATCTGCTGGACGGTGGAGCGGTCCTTCGGCTGGATCTCGCGCTATCGGCGGTTGAATACGATCTTCGACCGGACCAAGGAGCATCTCGTCGCTTTCATCGAGATCGCCTTCGTTTCCATCCTCGCCAGACGCCTCAAACGTCTCGCAATCGATGAGGTCCAGCGCCTGACATCTACGAACAGCCTCTAACACTGCTCGGCAAATGCCTCAAGCAGTGATCGGTTCACCATCCGCGGGGAGATCCAATCTTCAGCAAAATCCTCAACGGCTTTTTCTTCGCCGACTTCGTCGAGATCATGTGTGTCATCGCAGGTCTGCTGGTCGAGAAAGACGTGGCCGAACTCGTGCGCGAGTATGGCACGGAGTTGGCCCTCGACGTTGAGGCCCATGAACCAGCATTTCCGGATGCCTTCGAAATCCAGCGGCACCATCGGGCACGAGGCGGTACCGTTGACATAGCGCGCGAACACGTTTTTCTTTTTTCGTCATATCCATATTGAGTGAACGTCTTGCCTCAAAAGGTATGGAAAATGCCAGGTTCCTCAAGCTCGCTTCGGACGCGTCCGTCTTCGGGACCGCGTTCGTACCCGGCGACCCAGATCAGCTTGCGCAGCATTCTGCCTGGTCCATAGGGCTGCATCTTGAAGTGCCCCTCGACCTGCTGGCGGATATCCAGAGTCCATGAGCCTTTCCGGCCGGTGTCGGGACGACCGAAACGGTCCGCCGGGACTTCCAGGCGGCGCACCTTGAACAGCGAGAAAGTTGGCCTCAGGATCGAAGGCGTTCGGCGGCACTCTTCCCTCGACTTTTGCGGAAGATAGGTTGCTGCATCGTCGCTGCCGCCAACGGTTTCGAAAAGCACGATCAGTCCGACCAGATCTTCAACGCTGTCCCGGAAATAGCCGGCATCCATGGTCGGGATGCCGCCGCTGGCCAGCATGTCATCCGGTCCCGGCATATCGCCGAAATGCATGGTTCCGCCGAACGCCACCAGTCTCGGATCCACCGGTTTCCAATTGGTGTCGGTCCTGGCCTCGGCGACACGCCAGCAGACTCGGCCAACCAGCTGATCGCTGTTCGGCTTGGTCAGGATCGCGTTGATCCAGATTTCTCCATCGAACGGACAAGTCAGAATGGCCCGGACCTCGTGGAGGGGACCGACCATCAGGGCTCTGTGCGGCAGATCGATGTACCAAACAACGTCCTCGATGGCGCTGCGCCACGTATCGCGTGCGGGCGCCCTAGCGTGAACCAATGTCTCGACCAGTTCCATCGCGGGCTGCACGGCCCGGCTTGGAACGGTGGTCGGGCCGGATTTGTCCGATGCAATGCGAAGGAACGCCAGCTGGGCGACCGTCAAGGTGATGATGCCGCCCTGTACCATCGGGATTCTCATGCCGCGCTGATATGCCTGGTAGTCCAGCAGGCAGCCCATCCGCATGGCATCGAAGTCGTCCCTGGGGACCTGCCCGGCGGCTTTGAAGTTGGCAGCCAGCTGCGGAATTGCCTGCACATTGCGGAGATGCCCGGTCAGAAATGCATCGAGCCAGGTCTTCATGCGCCTTTACTCAACGCATAGTCCGCCTCGGCGACATCAAGCCCGCGCGGAGCGTCCAGATAGCCTGCGAGGAATTTTACGCAGTCAGCCTTCATGCGTTCCGCGTCGAGCTGGTACCAGTCGAGACCGTCCCATTCCAGGTCCACGCGGCCCGGCTTCTCGTCGCCATACCCGTCGATCAGCGGCACGCGGGAATAGAGCACGCCCTCGAAGCTGATGACGTGGGGGCGCTCCGTCGGGACACCGTGCGGACCGCGCTGGATGTAGCGCTTGCCCTCGATGACGTGGGTTGCGTACTGGTCATGGTCGTCATCGGGAACGAACAGCTCGGCGCCGTCCGCTGTCACCAGGTCGGGCTCGCGGTCAGAATAGGCGCCCTGGACCTCGCTGTCATGGATGCCGCCCACGAAATCGTCCAGCGCGTCGGGATCTCCGGCATCGAAGCCGAATTCATCGGAAAGCTCGCGGCCCATTCTTCGCTCCTGAATAAGTGTGAGTGCAGATATTTATACCCGATATGCGGGTGAAATACAATAAGGGTGAGGTGTGCATGGGTGGAGATGCCTATGGCCGCACTGGACAAGCCTGTCACGGTCTTTGTACTGCCAGCCCCGTAACGTTCAAAATGATCGACCAGCTGGCTGATCCCGGGCTTGAGGTTTCACGTGCGGGCACGTAGCGTTTAGTCAGAATTGACTGGCCCCGGACGGCAGCGCGACGACGCGTTTCAAATCGGAAATGACCTCGATGTCTACCAGCGTCACCCTGATGTGCCGCCCAGCTTGACCTCCTGCAGGGCGTCATTGAGCGCCGTCTCGTTGCGGATGCCGGGCCTAAACTGACACGTGCCGAAACGCCAGACGCTTGAGTAGCGCGCCGACGCTGCGCTTGGCCAGCACGATACGAAACCGCAACTCAACTCTGGCCGCGAGATTCTTCCAGCGTCCAACAATACCATCTTCGATGGAGTCTGGGCCAGCAGGTAACCAGACCGCAACTTCGCCCTCTCGCTCAGACTTGAGCTTGCCAGAACGATGCGCGGCGACGCAGATCACAGCCATCAAATTCAAGCGCCTAATCGCAATCGATGATCCGATAAAAGCTTCCTCCTAATTCAATGAAGATAACCAATCACATTTAATTCGACAGGAAAATCGTTAACCTGCGAGGGGCGTTGGTGCAGCGAGCTCAACATAGACGCAGTGGGCCTATCCGCCCTGGTCGGTTATGGGACGCGGACGGACTCCGGGCGTCCTGCATCGATCATGCGGTTGAGGACGGCGCCGCTGATGGCAGCCTCGACCTGCTGACCAGACAGCTTTCGGGCATGGAGATGGTCGCCGAGGATGCGCTTGTATCTCGACATTGCGGTTTCCGCCATGGACCGCTTGCCGTAGCCGGTTTCACGCTGCCAGCCCAGCCGGCCCTTCCCGGCAAGGGACTGGATATGCCCATCGCGCTGGGTCGGTTCAGCGGTTGATCCCGGCACGGCCGTGCTCCTCGGGGGGATGATGACTGTGGCGGCGAGGTCGCGCTCGGCCACGGTCTGGTAGGTCGGTTCGCCGTCATAGGCGTCGTCCGCCATCACGGTGTCGATGGGACCCGTCGTCTGGTCCAGCAGCGGACCGACCTGGCTGGCATCGCCCTCGCCGCTGGTCGTCAGGGTGGTGGCGGCGATGGTGTTGGTCGCCGCGTCGACCGCCAGGTGGAGCTTACACCAGGTTCGCCGCCCGCGCACGCCGTGCTTGTCGCGGTGCCACTCGCCGGCGCCGTAAACCTTCAGCCCGGTGCTGTCGATCACCAGGGTGACCGCGCCATCCGGCAGGGCGGTCCGCAGCGTTGGCGTCAGGAATGCCGCCCGCCGGCTGATCGTCGTGTGATCGGGAACCGGCAGTTCTATGCCCATGAGGTCCAGCAGCGATTCGAGCAGCCCCTCCGTCTGGCGCAGCGGCTGGTGAAACACCAGCCTGACCATGAGGGCTGTCTCGATCGCTGTTTGCGAGTAGCGCGCCTGACCGCCCGGCGTCGTTCGCGGCGCTGCCC
This window harbors:
- a CDS encoding transposase, producing MSGRLPCKSAPSCFERGFDGGKKVGGVKIHLGVEKHGIPLAIDVSSANTHDTKGIVPVLREFSGQGFRGSALGDLGYRGKRLAKAGEKLGITVKAVARGRDGVFLPTGICWTVERSFGWISRYRRLNTIFDRTKEHLVAFIEIAFVSILARRLKRLAIDEVQRLTSTNSL
- the tnpA gene encoding IS66-like element accessory protein TnpA, which gives rise to MRVEVLSRGERRRRWSLDEKMRIVAEAAAPGSSVSEVARRHDISRQNIYQWRCELKHKAVHPTGKAVFLPVEVTEDEPSPGAGCGGDVPGHPVEIGLRSGRTLRFAADIPDRVLMRLIRAAEAA
- the tnpB gene encoding IS66 family insertion sequence element accessory protein TnpB (TnpB, as the term is used for proteins encoded by IS66 family insertion elements, is considered an accessory protein, since TnpC, encoded by a neighboring gene, is a DDE family transposase.); translated protein: MIGPGTGVRVYLACGVTDVRKGITGLAAVAQEHLRQAPGSGAVFAFRGRRGDRIKLLHWDGQGFCLYYKVLEQGRFPWPAPSDGSVRLTAAQLAMLWEGIDWRRPAWTSRPTRVG
- a CDS encoding IS5 family transposase gives rise to the protein MPNKHNAARHHHIPKMRFRVTNWSAYEAGLRRRGSLTLWVSDEAIAAWRAAPRTTPGGQARYSQTAIETALMVRLVFHQPLRQTEGLLESLLDLMGIELPVPDHTTISRRAAFLTPTLRTALPDGAVTLVIDSTGLKVYGAGEWHRDKHGVRGRRTWCKLHLAVDAATNTIAATTLTTSGEGDASQVGPLLDQTTGPIDTVMADDAYDGEPTYQTVAERDLAATVIIPPRSTAVPGSTAEPTQRDGHIQSLAGKGRLGWQRETGYGKRSMAETAMSRYKRILGDHLHARKLSGQQVEAAISGAVLNRMIDAGRPESVRVP
- the tnpC gene encoding IS66 family transposase is translated as MQPQPDVLPDDPAALKAIILAQREEMARARASALAFEALVQALRIQIARLRRQRFGPSSERINRELEQLQLTLEDVEVAIAANDASGEHSDADDAGEEPALPRGEPRRRGKPCLRDDAPRERIVLDPGDHCPDCGGPLRLLGEDLSEVLEFVAAKLKVIETRRPKKSCRLCERIVQEPAPPRPIRRGMAGPALLAHVLVSKFDDHLPLYRQGEIFARMGADIPRSTLIDWCGQAVAALRPLTDLIRAEVMRSDRLHADDTPIRVLDPGRRAVEGKPRGVKEGRIWVYLRDDRPWGGSDPPAVTYFFSPDRKGEHPQAHLAGFEGVLQADAYGGFRKLYEPGAEGHRRIREAACWAHLRRAFHDVWKSTGSPIAFEALERIGVLYDIEREIAGRPAEEWRRIRQERSRGLVEAFQAWCEDRLRRIPGKGDLPAAMRYFLKRVEAFSLFLEDGRVAMDNNPAERAIRPISVGRKNYLFAGSDAGGGMIADAMTIIETAKLSGLDPEAYLAAVLDRIGDQLVSRLHELLPWNWAATEALRKQAA